In Zonotrichia albicollis isolate bZonAlb1 chromosome 3, bZonAlb1.hap1, whole genome shotgun sequence, a single window of DNA contains:
- the STX11 gene encoding syntaxin-11, protein MKDRLSELREFARLHNQQFSDSDDDDENSPQDILLYETDYALEILHKDIQSIRAENDHLKADVTRLRKQNTRFLTSMRRLSSIKRDTNCIARDIKSRGESIHRKLQVMRDFCEDAITKYGAMSVIARVAKNHYVDLMHTFQDAMFDYNAAEMNQRENCKIRIQRQLEIMGKDVSGHQIEEMIEQGKWDVFSENLLSDVKGARAALNEIETRHKELVKLEGRIKEVHELFLQVALLVEEQADTFDVIEINMQNVEDYVGDAKDQVKRALEYRRKHPLRTILCCCISCCRR, encoded by the coding sequence ATGAAAGACCGTTTAAGTGAGCTGCGTGAATTTGCCAGGTTACACAACCAGCAATTTTCTGatagtgatgatgatgatgagaaTTCACCCCAGGATATTCTCCTTTATGAGACGGACTATGCCTTGGAAATCCTTCATAAGGATATACAGAGCATCCGGGCAGAAAACGACCACCTAAAAGCGGATGTCACCCGCCTCAGAAAGCAAAACACCCGCTTCCTCACCTCCATGCGCCGCCTTAGCAGCATCAAACGAGACACTAATTGCATTGCCAGAGACATTAAGAGCCGTGGAGAGAGCATCCACAGGAAACTGCAGGTAATGAGAGATTTCTGTGAAGATGCAATAACAAAATACGGAGCTATGTCTGTCATTGCCAGGGTGGCGAAGAACCACTACGTTGACCTCATGCACACATTTCAGGACGCTATGTTTGATTACAACGCAGCAGAGATGAACCAGCGGGAGAACTGCAAGATCCGAATTCAGCGGCAGCTGGAGATCATGGGCAAGGACGTTTCTGGGCACCAGATTGAGGAGATGATTGAGCAAGGCAAATGGGATGTCTTCTCCGAGAATCTCTTGTCGGATGTCAAGGGAGCTCGTGCGGCCTTGAATGAGATAGAGACGCGGCACAAGGAGCTGGTGAAGCTGGAAGGTCGCATTAAGGAAGTTCACGAGCTCTTTCTGCAGGTGGCCCTGCTGGTGGAGGAACAGGCAGACACCTTTGATGTTATTGAGATAAATATGCAAAATGTTGAGGACTATGTAGGAGATGCTAAAGACCAAGTGAAAAGAGCTTTGGAATACAGGAGAAAACATCCCCTCAGAACAATCCTCTGCTGTTGCATATCATGTTGCAGAAGGTGA